TATATTTTATATATTCTATTTCTATATTGTATTTATGCATTTTTTACATATTGTATATAATATTTTTATATGTTTTGATTTGATTTTCATGGTGAGAATTTATATGTTAAAAATTATTTATGATGGGATACTAATAAGAGAGGGAAATACAATAACAGAAGCCTCTTCCTCAATAGTATTTATACGGACTAAAAAGAATAACATTATTATAGATACAGCTACAAAGGATAAAAAAGATTTAATTATAAATGAATTAAATAAATTAGGACTGACTCCCGATGACATCACAATAGTAATAAATACCCATGACCATTGGGACCATGTAGAAAATAACGATTTATTTAAAAATGCAAAATTAATAACCTACAAAAATTATAAAGAACTAAATAATGAAGATGAGGAAATTGAAATAGTAGAGACCCCAGGGCATACTTATGATAGTATTTCTGTAATATATGATGATTATATTGTGGCAGGAGATGCAACACCTTTAAAAAATAATATATTGCAGGATATTGAACCAAAATTAAATGTCGATAGTGAGCTTGCAAAGAAAACATTAAAATGGATAAAAAGTTTAAAAAAGAAAATAATTACTGGACACGAAGGGGAAGTAGATTATTATTAATTGGTTATTATTAATTGATAATTAATATACTATTGTCTATCCTAAGTAGTATTTATTAAATAGTGTGTATATTCTCAACTACTATTAAATAAAAACTTTGTATTATGTGGAACTAAATCATATAACATTATGAAATAATAGAATAATAATAATAATAATAAAATAATAAAATAATAAAATATAAAACATATATTAAGAGATACAATAGAGATATAATCTATAAATTATAATTTCGGTGATTAAATGGATGAAACAGTATCAATGAAATGCGGTTTAGAAATACATGTGCAAGTAGATACAAATTCTAAATTATTTTGCACATGCCCTACAAATTACAACGAAGTAGAACCAAACACAAATATATGTCCTGTTTGTATGGCTCACCCCGGGGCAAGACCCATGCCACCAAACAAAAAAGCAGTAGATATGGCAATAATGGTTGCCAAGATGCTTGGTTGTGAGATTGTATTGGATAAAGATATTTACTTCCAAAGAAAACACTATAATTACCCAGATTTGCCAAGCGGATACCAAAGAACTTCTGTTCCAGTTGGGGAGCATGGTAAATTTTTAGGTGTTGGAATTACAGAGGTTCATTTGGAGGAAGACCCAGGACAATATAAACCAGATTTAGGAGTTGTAGATTATAATAGAAGTGGAACTCCACTAATAGAAATCGTATCCGACCCAGATATAAAAAGCCCAGAGGAAGCAAAAGAGTTTTTAAGACAGCTTTTGAGATTATTTAATTATATTGGAAATTTAAGGGGAGAGGGCTCTATGAGGGCTGATGTAAATATATCTGTTAATTATAATGGAGTTCAAGGCAATAGGGTAGAGGTAAAAAATGTTAATTCCATCAAAGGAGTTTATAAAGTTTTAAAATATGAATTTATTAGGCAAAAAAACATATTAAGAAGAGGCGGAGAGATAAAAAGAGAGACTCGAGCATTTATGGAAGCTCAACTTATCACAAAAGCTATGAGAAGTAAAGAAACCGCAGACGATTACAGGCATATTCCAGACCCCGACCTTCAACCCATTGTAATAAATAAGGAATGGGTAAAAACAGTTGAGGAAAAGATGCCAGAAACCCCAATGGACAAAGAAAAAAGATTTGTAGAGCAATATGGCATAAAATTAGAAGATGCTAAGGTTATGGTTGCCGACCTTGCCCTTGCCGATGTTTTTGAAACTGTTGTAAGTGAATTGGGTAAGGAAAAAGAAAATATATCTCTTGCCGTGATTTGGATAAGAAATGAATTAAGAAGGGTATTAGCATATAATAATATAGATTTCCTTGAAAGCAGATTAAAACCAGAACATATAACAGAATTAATACAGTTAATCACCGGAAAAACCATAAGCCAAAAAATTGGTAAGAAAGTTATAGAGATTATGGTAGAAAATAAGGGAGAAAAAACACCAAAACAAATAATTAAGGAGTTAGGTTTAACAGTTATCGATTCTGAGGCCGTTCTTGAAACAGCATGTAAAGAAGCCATTGAAAATAATCCAAAAGCTGTCGATGATTATTTAACTGGAAATGAGGGGGCTCTTAACTTTGTAGTTGGTCAAGTTATGAGAGCAACCAGAGGAAGGGCACAACCAAATAAAGTTGTTGAAATATTGAAAAAATTAATAAATAAATAATTATTTTCTTTTTTACTTTTTTATGATTATTAACAAGGAGCTCCAATATAATCACACTCCAATATAATCACAATATAACTATTGAAATATTCGGGAGCTCCCCACCAAACCCCAATCCACACCACACATAGCGTATGTTATGAACATATTTGATTAGCTTAACAAATTCCTTCGGAATTTTACTTTTGAACACACTATAATTAATCTTTAATATTCCAATCTATATCTAATAATTTACTATATTCACTCATTGCTCTTTTTACATATTCGTCAATATATTTATCCCTATCTTCTTTAAACAATTTACTCCATTTTTCGTCTCCAAATTCTTCCGCACCAAGTGCTATTATGTCTTTAACTCTATTACTTTCTATTTTATGAGGATTTGGACATATTTTTTTATTGTATTCATATATATCTTTAATTAAATTTCGAGTATTTTCCTCTAAATCAAAATCAATACCCATAATTTCATTTACTAAATCTTTAATTACTGGATTTATCCATACTCTATGGAATCTACAAATACCTAAATTTTCAAGGGTTGCCTCCTCCAAAGTTCTTGCAACACTTAATTGAGATAATTTTTCAGGTTCAAAAAATACTCCATATTTATAATGGGTTAAATATTTTCCTTGAATAAGATAGGGCATAAAATTACCAATAGCCCAATACAGCGTTGGAGCCATTTCCCCACTTTTTCCAAATGGGACATAAACGGCATAATCTTCGAATTTTTCCCCTTCTTTTAACCTATCTTTAAATTTATCGTTAAATATTTGAGATGCCTTTCTTTTACCCAATGCAAGTATTTTTCCTATTTCATTTTTTTCAAATGCTATTATATTTACTAATTCCACAGCCTGGGAACTGTTGTAGTTTGAATTATTTAGCATATCTTCCTCAGTTTTAAAATCCGAAGGGCTAAATTTGGGCTTGTTTATTCCAACTTCCTCTGGTTTTAATAGCCCAATATCCAATAACTCAAATACCCATGAGAGGAGCTCCCCCATTTCAATGGCATCATACCCCATAGCATCTATACGATGCACAACTTTATCTGTGGCATGTATATCAAATACCCCTATTTGGGGACCATTTGCACTATATGGTTCATAATCCACTTTTAAACCATCTAACCTATATTTTTTACATAATACAGGACATGGCTCCCCGCAATTTGTCCATTTTTTAGGATTTGTTGATTCTTCGTTGAATTTTCCGACAAAATATGTTAATAATCTTTTATGTAATTCGGTTCTTTCTTCTTTGCCCATATAAATCATTTTCCAATTAAACATTGGTGCTTTATCCTTTAATGATACATAATTACAGCCAAAAGTCCCCCCTGTGTTTATTTCTTTATCAAATCGATATTTTTTAGTGCCTTCGATTATTACCTTTGTGAGTGGCTTTTCATAATATTCTTCCACTATTGCCTTTAATTTACTTTTTAGCTCTTTTTCTTCTTTATTTGATGAATTATTTTTATCCCCACAATATACAACCCCTAATATGTTATGTGCTCGATATAATGCAGAACCTATACCGCCTCTTGCTGCCCAGTCCTCAGAACCTTCAACAAATTTTCCGTTTCTCACTGTTTGAGATAATACTGCACCCATATTTGAGTTAATTGAGGACGGACCTACAATTAATGCCCTATAATTTTTATCTTTGAATTTGTCCAATATGTAGTTATTTAAATCGTAAATATTTGTATAGTTTTTTACATAATCCTCCATATCAATATAATCTATTTCTATGGCATTATTTTCCCCATTTATTACCAATAAACTTGGTTTTTCACATTTTCCAATTATGCCCACATTTTTTAATCCTGTATCTTTAAATTGATATCCTGCTCCGCCCATTGCTGAAAAATGAAATGATTCCCACAATGGAGATTTAAATGAAAATATTAGTCTATTGCCCCCAATTATTGGAAGAACCCCTCTGCCGAAACAAAAAACATTGTTTTCGTCGTATGGATGTAGTTCATATGTTTTGTATTTTTTGTGGAGCTCCATGCCCCAATTTAATGGAAAATATGTCCCATCTATATTTTCATAATTTTTTTCTGAAACATTTATTATAATATTCAAATATACCACCCATTCATTACTATATCTATTTATTATGTATATATATTATTAACAATATAAATATGCCCATATAGTATGTTCAAAAAGTTTGTTCCTTAATATCCTACAATGTTCCTGAACATACTATAAATTTGATGGGTGCAATTTATGAATAATAACGAATTTCGACTATTGTTTAAGCTTTTTGTTTCATTGGTATCATTATCTCTTATTTATACAGTATTTCCGTATTTAGATGTTTTAGCCTTATCCTGTGCATTGGCATATATGTCAAAACCAGTGTATGATAAATTAAAACCAAAATTTGGGAGCTCCATATCTTCAATGATGTGTTTATTGTTTGTCATAGTGCCAATGGTGATTATTGGATTTATTATATTATATC
The window above is part of the Methanococcus aeolicus Nankai-3 genome. Proteins encoded here:
- a CDS encoding MBL fold metallo-hydrolase, whose translation is MLKIIYDGILIREGNTITEASSSIVFIRTKKNNIIIDTATKDKKDLIINELNKLGLTPDDITIVINTHDHWDHVENNDLFKNAKLITYKNYKELNNEDEEIEIVETPGHTYDSISVIYDDYIVAGDATPLKNNILQDIEPKLNVDSELAKKTLKWIKSLKKKIITGHEGEVDYY
- the gatB gene encoding Asp-tRNA(Asn)/Glu-tRNA(Gln) amidotransferase subunit GatB; amino-acid sequence: MDETVSMKCGLEIHVQVDTNSKLFCTCPTNYNEVEPNTNICPVCMAHPGARPMPPNKKAVDMAIMVAKMLGCEIVLDKDIYFQRKHYNYPDLPSGYQRTSVPVGEHGKFLGVGITEVHLEEDPGQYKPDLGVVDYNRSGTPLIEIVSDPDIKSPEEAKEFLRQLLRLFNYIGNLRGEGSMRADVNISVNYNGVQGNRVEVKNVNSIKGVYKVLKYEFIRQKNILRRGGEIKRETRAFMEAQLITKAMRSKETADDYRHIPDPDLQPIVINKEWVKTVEEKMPETPMDKEKRFVEQYGIKLEDAKVMVADLALADVFETVVSELGKEKENISLAVIWIRNELRRVLAYNNIDFLESRLKPEHITELIQLITGKTISQKIGKKVIEIMVENKGEKTPKQIIKELGLTVIDSEAVLETACKEAIENNPKAVDDYLTGNEGALNFVVGQVMRATRGRAQPNKVVEILKKLINK
- a CDS encoding aldehyde ferredoxin oxidoreductase C-terminal domain-containing protein, with protein sequence MNIIINVSEKNYENIDGTYFPLNWGMELHKKYKTYELHPYDENNVFCFGRGVLPIIGGNRLIFSFKSPLWESFHFSAMGGAGYQFKDTGLKNVGIIGKCEKPSLLVINGENNAIEIDYIDMEDYVKNYTNIYDLNNYILDKFKDKNYRALIVGPSSINSNMGAVLSQTVRNGKFVEGSEDWAARGGIGSALYRAHNILGVVYCGDKNNSSNKEEKELKSKLKAIVEEYYEKPLTKVIIEGTKKYRFDKEINTGGTFGCNYVSLKDKAPMFNWKMIYMGKEERTELHKRLLTYFVGKFNEESTNPKKWTNCGEPCPVLCKKYRLDGLKVDYEPYSANGPQIGVFDIHATDKVVHRIDAMGYDAIEMGELLSWVFELLDIGLLKPEEVGINKPKFSPSDFKTEEDMLNNSNYNSSQAVELVNIIAFEKNEIGKILALGKRKASQIFNDKFKDRLKEGEKFEDYAVYVPFGKSGEMAPTLYWAIGNFMPYLIQGKYLTHYKYGVFFEPEKLSQLSVARTLEEATLENLGICRFHRVWINPVIKDLVNEIMGIDFDLEENTRNLIKDIYEYNKKICPNPHKIESNRVKDIIALGAEEFGDEKWSKLFKEDRDKYIDEYVKRAMSEYSKLLDIDWNIKD